From a single Cotesia glomerata isolate CgM1 linkage group LG6, MPM_Cglom_v2.3, whole genome shotgun sequence genomic region:
- the LOC123266668 gene encoding transcriptional repressor CTCF-like isoform X1 codes for MTTNVTTIKLEDGQESVTEIQTYLETFNKEIEGGQGEQLQHVQLQQVEGLSAGDDGGTYFVDQTGQYYYQASSDETPVMTQVQIQEVEEIDQNDAEGQEEQYHEVEELESLETEDNDGQVNSGGENVVLNSNDAYQTVTIVPSDTNPGEVSYVLIVQQPENEDKERGEGAEGEEGEQDLRVFDFEDNDDNDGGTEYEADDDKTKIMKYLPKKSQTVTQAHMCNYCNYTSPKRYLLSRHMKSHSEERPHKCSVCERGFKTLASLQNHVNTHTGTKPHHCKFCESAFTTSGELVRHVRYRHTHEKPHKCHECDYASVELSKLKRHIRCHTGERPYQCPHCTYASPDTFKLKRHLRIHTGEKPYECDICQARFTQSNSLKAHKLVHNVGDKPVFQCELCPTTCGRKTDLRIHVQKLHTSDKPLKCKRCGKTFPDRYSYKLHSKTHEGEKCYKCDLCPYASISARHLESHMLIHTDQKPYRCDHCFQSFRQKQLLKRHCNLYHNPSYVPPPPQEKTHQCPECERAFRHKGNLIRHMAIHDPDSSVQEKQQALKMGRQKKIQIIDGQRVEVLTGDLTSKIKGYDDDEEEEEEEEEEEEEEMMAVEGADGQQYVVLEVIQLADNQGTEQMAVVANEDGDLMMQDPLSSEAGMVSVSGDNEGEEIVEESIPLRKMPNSKQQNDSKLRKEMENCFGFDEEEEEEEEEVDGDSEMRLLETIS; via the exons ATGACGACCAACGTGACCACAATTAAACTCGAAGATGGACAAGAGTCTGTTACAGAAATACAGACTTACTTGGAGacttttaataaagaaatagaAGGTGGACAAGGAGAACAGTTACAACATGTTCAAc TTCAACAAGTTGAAGGATTATCCGCAGGCGATGACGGTGGTACTTATTTCGTTGACCAAACTGGGCAATATTACTACCAGGCCAGTAGTGATGAAACGCCCGTAATGACGCAGGTTCAAATTCAAGAAGTCGAAGAAATAGATCAGAATGATGCCGAAGGACAAGAGGAACAATATCACGAAGTTGAAGAATTGGAGAGCCTTGAAACTGAGGATAATGATGGTCAAGTTAATAGCGGGGGCGAGAACGTCGTCTTGAATTCAAATGATGCGTATCAAACAGTTACTATAGTACCCTCGGACACTAATCCGGGTGAAGTTAGTTATGTGTTGATTGTTCAACAACCGGAGAATGAAGACAAAGAACGTGGCGAGGGAGCTGAAGGGGAAGAAGGAGAGCAAGATCTCAGGGTATTTGATTTTGAGGATAACGATGATAATGACGGAGGTACTGAGTATGAGGCTGACGAtgataaaactaaaataatgaaGTACTTGCCGAAGAAATCTCAAACTGTAACGCAGGCTCATATGTGTAACTACTGTAATTACACGAGTCCAAAGCGTTATTTACTATCGAGGCATATGAAGTCACACTCAGAAGAACGTCCTCATAAGTGTAGTGTTTGTGAGAGGGGATTCAAGACACTTGCGTCATTACAGAATCACGTCAATACACACACTGGTACGAAACCACATCATTGTAAATTTTGCGAGAGTGCATTTACAACGTCAG GTGAGTTGGTGAGGCACGTACGATATCGCCATACCCACGAGAAACCgcataaatgtcacgagtgtGATTATGCATCTGTTGAATTGTCGAAATTGAAGCGGCACATCAGGTGTCATACCGGCGAGCGTCCCTATCAGTGTCCACACTGTACATACGCAAGTCCCGATACATTCAAACTTAAACGTCATTTACGTATACACACTGGCGAAAAGCCTTACGAATGTGATATATGTCAAGCACGATTTACTCAATCGAACAGCTTAAAAGCTCACAAGCTTGTTCATAAtg ttGGAGATAAACCAGTTTTTCAATGTGAATTGTGTCCAACGACATGTGGCCGTAAAACAGATCTACGAATTCACGTGCAAAAGCTCCACACATCAGATAAGCCGCTTAAATGTAAAAGATGTGGAAAAACATTCCCAGACAGATATAGTTATAAACTTCACAGCAAGACACATGAAGGTGAAAAATGTTACAAATGTGATCTTTGTCCGTATGCGTCTATTTCAGCTCGTCATCTGGAGAGCCATATGTTGATCCACACCGATCAAAAACCGTATCGATGTGATCACTGCTTCCAATCGTTCAGACAGAAGCAATTATTGAAACGGCACTGCAATCTCTATCATAATCCTTCATATGTACCACCACCCCCGCAGGAAAAAACCCACCAATGTCCAGAATGCGAGCGAGCATTCAGGCATAAGGGAAATCTCATTCGACACATGGCTATTCATGATCCCGATTCATCAGTGCAAGAGAAACAACAAGCCTTGAAAATGGGcagacagaaaaaaattcaaattattgacGGTCAGAGAGTTGAAGTTTTGACTG GTGATTTAACGTCTAAAATTAAAGGTTACGATGACGACGAAGAAGAAGAGGAAGaggaggaagaagaagaagaagaagaaatgatGGCTGTCGAAGGTGCTGATGGACAACAGTACGTTGTTCTGGAAGTAATTCAATTGGCTGATAATCAAGGAACTGAGcag atGGCTGTTGTAGCGAATGAAGATGGTGATTTAATGATGCAAGATCCTCTGAGTTCAGAAGCGGGCATGGTTTCAGTTTCTGGTGATAACGAAGGCGAAGAAATTGTTGAAGAATCAATACCTTTACGAAAAATGCCCAATTCAAAGCAACAAAATGATTCAAAACTTCGTAAGGAGATGGAAAATTGCTTCGGTTTTGATGAG gaagaggaggaagaagaagaagaagttGACGGAGATAGTGAAATGCGGCTGCTCGAAACAATTTCGTAA
- the LOC123266670 gene encoding motile sperm domain-containing protein 2-like, with protein MELQQQISELREKLLKKLEDEGNNFHPDDIVRVKTRDDWLRRFIEHSEFKVDDALNMLWNSCEWRQKVGANDINEENVRREYLEDGVFFGYGKDKDGKTLFVIRSKLHVRGARDFEELQRCVIYWLERLEREGNGDQITLFFDMTDTGLSNTDLEFIKYIINLLKHYYPNFLNNIILLDLPWVLNAALKIIKSWLPPPAIPKIKQVNKTGLKDLIDSNVALKSWGGTNEYVFKFIPEVRTNSLIVNGKLDNKKVHFAENSPLTEMPSSGFGDQSPEESMLAISPDVISFNKEGPEIIGTIVLKNTTTEKFLSYKIKTTAPEKFRVRRSTGVLAPGMQATVTVSLQPGFNLRALLHQDKFLVMCLPLKDSKMSSEDLTEFWKTNGKSAEQHKVFCRDGMNESASALSSSLTNTDRTTDSLHAKIAHLEECHGKLHKELRNVKHVMIISIIWTVVAAVAIVYILRSDIEQVLGNDQSCHTHSHI; from the exons atggaaTTACAACAACAGATTAGTGAattgagagaaaaattattgaaaaaattggaaGATGaag GCAATAATTTTCATCCTGATGATATTGTGAGAGTTAAAACACGAGATGACTGGTTGAGAAGGTTTATAGAACACAGCGAATTTAAGGTTGATGATGCTCTTAATATGTTGTGGAATAGCTGTGAATGGAGACAAAAAGTTGGAGCTaatg ATATCAACGAGGAAAATGTCAGACGTGAATATTTAGAAGATGGAGTTTTCTTCGGCTATGGGAAAGATAAAGACGGCAAGACATTGTTTGTTATTCGTTCGAAATTACACGTAAGAGGTGCTAGAGACTTTGAAGAATTACAGCGATGTGTTATCTACTGGCTAGAAAGACTTGaaag AGAAGGGAATGGTGACCAAATAACATTATTCTTTGATATGACTGATACGGGCTTATCTAACACAGATTTagagtttataaaatacataattaatctTCTCAAGCATTACTATCCAAATTTTCTGAACAATATCATTCTACTGGACTTGCCATGGGTACTGAATGCagctttgaaaataataaaatcatggCTTCCACCTCCAGcaataccaaaaataaaacaagttaATAAAACTGGGCTCAAGGACCTAATTGATTCCAATGTGGCTTTAAAAAGTTGGGGTGGAACTAATGAGTATGTCTTTAAGTTTATACCAGAAGTTCGTACTAATTCACTAATTGTCAATGGTAAACTGGACAACAAAAAAGTTCACTTTGCTGAAAATTCTCCATTGACTGAAATGCCATCCAGTGGATTTGGTGATCAATCTCCAGAAGAATCTA tgctTGCTATCAGTCCAGATGTTATTTCATTCAATAAAGAAGGGCCTGAAATAATTGGtacaattgttttaaaaaatacaactaCTGAAAAATTCCTTTCGTACaag ataaaaacaACAGCACCTGAGAAATTTCGAGTACGTAGAAGTACTGGTGTATTAGCACCGGGAATGCAGGCTACCGTAACAGTATCGTTACAACCTGGCTTCAATTTACGTGCTTTATTACACCAAGATAAATTTCTAGTAATGTGTCTTCCTCTCAAAGATTCTAAGATGAGTTCTGAGGACTTAACTGAATTTTGGAAg aCTAATGGAAAATCAGCTGAACAGCATAAAGTTTTTTGTCGTGATGGAATGAATGAATCAGCATCAGCTTTATCTTCAAGCCTAACTAATACGGATAGAACAACTGATTCATTACATGCAAAa attgcGCATTTAGAAGAATGCCACGGCAAATTACATAAAGAGCTACGTAACGTTAAACACGTAAtgataatatcaataatatggACTGTGGTAGCTGCGGTAgcaattgtttatattttacgtTCAGATATTGAACAAGTACTAGGTAACGATCAGAGTTGTCACACTCATTCACATATTTAA
- the LOC123267169 gene encoding uncharacterized protein LOC123267169, with amino-acid sequence MENLDVITNSHKICRICLKESNNLSPLFPNDQEQPKYPGLAEKIRECGDIKLCEGKEYFGVCILPSMICDTCIENTKISYKFRLQCQYSAKKLQLYYEELIQNNLEMIRSQANTPNDSQDLSNFTQDIQSSEGFDDKEDLSAQDKLSSGNQIILQQFLDLTQLDL; translated from the exons ATGGAGAACTTAGATGTTATAACCAACTCGCATAAGATTTGTCGAATTTGCTTGAAAGAGTCAAATAACTTGTCACCACTCTTTCCAAATGACCAAGAGCAACCCAAATATCCAGGCTTGGCAGAAAAAATACGAGAGTGTggtgatattaaattatgtgAAGGTAAAGAGTATTTTGGTGTTTGTATCCTACCATCTATGATTTGCGACACGTGCATCGAAAATACAAAgatatcatataaatttcgTCTGCAATGTCAATATTCAGCGAAAAAATTACAGCTGTATTACGAGGagttaattcaaaataacctTGAA ATGATTCGCAGTCAAGCTAATACACCAAATGACAGCCAAGATTTATCAAACTTTACACAAGACATTCAGAGTTCAGAAGGATTTGATGACAAAGAAGATTTGTCAGCTCAAGATAAATTGAGTTCTGGAAACCAAATTATCTTACAACAATTTCTGGATCTAACACAACTTGATCTTTAA
- the LOC123267093 gene encoding dentin sialophosphoprotein-like produces MSAGYNCVSLDVYVRNNTRVSVTITKMTGTCRLCLKESTKLSPIFCNKQGREHFFDLYRKIFICCGIDINEYDELSSFICNECVTKLNAAYDFRLLCQRSSSSYCRLQSHTSKHCICSNPNAETEIPKVKKVMKICQSTGIQGKYVEGVVEEIQDEEIHDSFQVNGISTINSDDNQVNGLSAKNADEKNNNSPDVSTTDRSDSSTVESSTTGVSINHESSKSSEEGNNNDIDNLSYEKRLEIARNKYKDILVLNKLNIPPKKTADSTKLTDFIQKGDSNNVDFGSVAGAKQKDVDDANSVKDIYGKNSQVADNNKSINQTCEATIANKNKSVDENANEQIKDTDAAVYIQPMIVGEFDHTYDLREQIIVTFDENISVGEKIDIQLDDNQEISAIIFPDSDERTAAEEEKEGELDSFKNFTNEEQTGIAQVDEGIEEQAINAADQHHNTKGDILDQGNYISGKSSNLIVKDSDSSIEKPKKYFKSNPQVLNKSKIIVDRKDKSLSSRKRSRSQDFHDVSEVSNVPAVKQDKFKRRKSGKTKKSSLDKVCEDFNHDVSQEDGVVNSGNSIEVQAEVHVRERSPEYSEPTSKMIGLNNVTQGGVNRNKSQNMNKINVQSKIADDFDQILNLEDDIAIEVAHNIEILPDDALSVDYTVGIPDDDIQNSSDNTQVPKNNLALVTDDSNKELNQKKNGRINKANKDTRLKNSKSKLVIDDDNDDEEKKKDGDQLPKDSINKNNKVLLKNKNKSRSVVAVKKNVKVKVLSKRKLKDKSKLSFKRLKSKKKPPTDDESTEDEIVSSIEDSDDDTSDSVQIKRSRIKQSSSTDENLVDRAVKNNNNNKKLNKSQRRKSSPVRPSNSGKMRKKLSCKYCDKFFLYRLPLLKHTQQHHPDISEDSDTNKNIKTRRHSLPVSQILYKNCYVILNRMLYQNNELYN; encoded by the exons ATGAGTGCCGGTTACAATTGTGTGTCATTAGACGTATATGTGCGTAACAACACACGTGTATCAGTTACAATCACAAAAATGACGGGCACATGTCGACTGTGTTTGAAAGAATCAACAAAATTATCGCctattttttgcaataaacaAGGACGAGAACATTTTTTTGATCTCTATCGTAAAATATTCATTTGCTGTGGTATTGATATCAATGAATATGATGAATTATCATCATTTATTTGCAATGAATGCGTGACCAAACTCAATGCTGCATATGATTTTCGTCTGTTATGCCAACGTTCTAGTTCATCATATTGTCGATTACAATCTCATACCTCCAAGCACTGTATATGttcg aatccGAATGCTGAAACAGAAATTCCAAAAGTAAAGAAGGTAATGAAAATTTGCCAGTCAACGGGCATTCAGGGAAAATACGTCGAGGGAGTGGTCGAAGAGATACAAGACGAAGAAATACATGATAGTTTCCAGGTTAATGGGATATCAACAATAAACAGTGATGATAATCAGGTTAATGGGTTATCAGCAAAAAATGCTgatgagaaaaataataattcgccTGATGTAAGCACAACAGATCGTTCAGATTCTAGTACTGTAGAGAGTAGTACAACTGGAGTTAGTATTAACCATGAGTCAAGCAAAAGTTCAGAAGAgggtaataataatgatattgataACTTGTCTTATGAAAAACGACTAGAAATCGCTAGAAATAAGTACAAAGATATTTTAGTTCTTAATAAGCTCAATATACCTCCAAAAAAAACTGCCGACTCAACTAAACTGACTGATTTTATACAAAAAGGTGATAGTAATAATGTTGATTTTGGTAGTGTAGCTGGTGCAAAACAAAAAG atGTTGACGATGCAAATAGTGTTAAAGATATTTATGgtaaaaattctcaagtagcagataataataaaagtattaatcAAACTTGTGAAGCAACCAttgctaataaaaataaaagcgtTGATGAAAATGCTAATGAACAAATTAAAGATACGGATGCAGCAGTTTACATACAGCCGATGATTGTGGGAGAATTCGACCATACTTATGATCTTCGAGAACAAATAATTGTTActtttgatgaaaatatttcCGTTGGTGAAAAAATAGATATTCAACTTGATGATAATCAAGAGATATCAGCTATTATATTCCCAGACTCGGATGAAAGAACTGCtgctgaagaagaaaaagaaggaGAACTTGAttcgtttaaaaatttcactaatGAAGAACAAACTGGGATTGCACAAGTTGATGAGGGCATTGAAGAACAAGCCATAAATGCTGCCGATCAACATCATAATACTAAAGGTGATATACTTGATCAGGGTAATTACATTTCTGGGAAAAGcagtaatttaattgttaaagaTAGTGATAGCAGTATTGAAAAaccaaaaaagtattttaaaagtaatccTCAAGTGCTAAATAAAAGTAAGATTATAGTAGATAGGAAAGATAAAAGTTTATCTTCGCGTAAGAGGTCTAGATCTCAAGACTTTCATGATGTTAGTGAAGTAAGCAACGTACCTGCTGTTAAACAAGATAAATTTAAACGCCGCAAATCAGGAAAGACTAAAAAGTCTAGTCTTGATAAAGTCTGTGAAGATTTTAATCACGATGTATCTCAGGAAGATGGTGTTGTTAACTCTGGTAACAGCATTGAAGTTCAAGCCGAAGTTCATGTTAGGGAACGGAGTCCAGAATATTCTGAACCAACTTCAAAAATGATTGGATTAAATAATGTAACGCAAGGAGGAGTGAATAGAAACAAATctcaaaatatgaataaaattaatgtacAATCTAAAATTGCTGATGATTTTGATCAAATATTGAATCTAGAGGATGACATAGCAATTGAAGTAGCtcataatattgaaatattacCTGATGATGCACTGAGTGTTGACTACACTGTTGGTATACCAGACGATGATATTCAAAACTCGAGTGATAATACCCAAGTGCCTAAAAACAATTTAGCTTTAGTGACAGATGATAGTAATAAGGAgttgaatcaaaaaaagaaTGGTCGTATTAATAAGGCGAATAAAGATacgagattaaaaaattcaaaatctaaattagttattgatgatgataatgacgacgaagaaaaaaagaaagacGGTGATCAATTGCCAAAAGAcagcattaataaaaataacaaggTTTTGCTTAAAAACAAGAATAAATCTCGGAGTGTTGTAGCAGTTAAAAAGAATGTTAAAGTCAAAGTTTTGTCTAAACGTAAATTGaaagataaaagtaaattgtCGTTCAAGAGACTAAAATCCAAGAAAAAGCCGCCCACCGATGACGAATCTACTGAAGATGAGATTGTGAGCAGTATTGAAGATAGCGATGACGATACATCAGACAGTGTCCAAATCAAGAGATCAAGAATAAAACAATCGTCGAGCACCGATGAAAACTTGGTAGACCGcgcagtaaaaaataataacaacaataagaaattaaataaatcacaGCGTAGAAAGTCCAGTCCAGTACGTCCTTCTAACTCCGGTAAAATGAGGAAAAAACTATCCTGTAAATACTGtgacaaattttttctgtacCGTCTACCATTATTAAAACATACACAACAACATCATCCTGACATTAGTGAAGATTCAGACAcgaacaaaaatataaaaactcgTCGTCATTCCTTACCTGTCAGCcaaattctttataaaaattgttatgtgATCTTGAATCGTATGTTATatcaaaataatgaattatataattaa
- the LOC123266668 gene encoding transcriptional repressor CTCF-like isoform X3: MTTNVTTIKLEDGQESVTEIQTYLETFNKEIEGGQGEQLQHVQLQQVEGLSAGDDGGTYFVDQTGQYYYQASSDETPVMTQVQIQEVEEIDQNDAEGQEEQYHEVEELESLETEDNDGQVNSGGENVVLNSNDAYQTVTIVPSDTNPGEVSYVLIVQQPENEDKERGEGAEGEEGEQDLRVFDFEDNDDNDGGTEYEADDDKTKIMKYLPKKSQTVTQAHMCNYCNYTSPKRYLLSRHMKSHSEERPHKCSVCERGFKTLASLQNHVNTHTGTKPHHCKFCESAFTTSGELVRHVRYRHTHEKPHKCHECDYASVELSKLKRHIRCHTGERPYQCPHCTYASPDTFKLKRHLRIHTGEKPYECDICQARFTQSNSLKAHKLVHNVGDKPVFQCELCPTTCGRKTDLRIHVQKLHTSDKPLKCKRCGKTFPDRYSYKLHSKTHEGEKCYKCDLCPYASISARHLESHMLIHTDQKPYRCDHCFQSFRQKQLLKRHCNLYHNPSYVPPPPQEKTHQCPECERAFRHKGNLIRHMAIHDPDSSVQEKQQALKMGRQKKIQIIDGQRVEVLTGDLTSKIKGYDDDEEEEEEEEEEEEEEEEEEVDGDSEMRLLETIS; encoded by the exons ATGACGACCAACGTGACCACAATTAAACTCGAAGATGGACAAGAGTCTGTTACAGAAATACAGACTTACTTGGAGacttttaataaagaaatagaAGGTGGACAAGGAGAACAGTTACAACATGTTCAAc TTCAACAAGTTGAAGGATTATCCGCAGGCGATGACGGTGGTACTTATTTCGTTGACCAAACTGGGCAATATTACTACCAGGCCAGTAGTGATGAAACGCCCGTAATGACGCAGGTTCAAATTCAAGAAGTCGAAGAAATAGATCAGAATGATGCCGAAGGACAAGAGGAACAATATCACGAAGTTGAAGAATTGGAGAGCCTTGAAACTGAGGATAATGATGGTCAAGTTAATAGCGGGGGCGAGAACGTCGTCTTGAATTCAAATGATGCGTATCAAACAGTTACTATAGTACCCTCGGACACTAATCCGGGTGAAGTTAGTTATGTGTTGATTGTTCAACAACCGGAGAATGAAGACAAAGAACGTGGCGAGGGAGCTGAAGGGGAAGAAGGAGAGCAAGATCTCAGGGTATTTGATTTTGAGGATAACGATGATAATGACGGAGGTACTGAGTATGAGGCTGACGAtgataaaactaaaataatgaaGTACTTGCCGAAGAAATCTCAAACTGTAACGCAGGCTCATATGTGTAACTACTGTAATTACACGAGTCCAAAGCGTTATTTACTATCGAGGCATATGAAGTCACACTCAGAAGAACGTCCTCATAAGTGTAGTGTTTGTGAGAGGGGATTCAAGACACTTGCGTCATTACAGAATCACGTCAATACACACACTGGTACGAAACCACATCATTGTAAATTTTGCGAGAGTGCATTTACAACGTCAG GTGAGTTGGTGAGGCACGTACGATATCGCCATACCCACGAGAAACCgcataaatgtcacgagtgtGATTATGCATCTGTTGAATTGTCGAAATTGAAGCGGCACATCAGGTGTCATACCGGCGAGCGTCCCTATCAGTGTCCACACTGTACATACGCAAGTCCCGATACATTCAAACTTAAACGTCATTTACGTATACACACTGGCGAAAAGCCTTACGAATGTGATATATGTCAAGCACGATTTACTCAATCGAACAGCTTAAAAGCTCACAAGCTTGTTCATAAtg ttGGAGATAAACCAGTTTTTCAATGTGAATTGTGTCCAACGACATGTGGCCGTAAAACAGATCTACGAATTCACGTGCAAAAGCTCCACACATCAGATAAGCCGCTTAAATGTAAAAGATGTGGAAAAACATTCCCAGACAGATATAGTTATAAACTTCACAGCAAGACACATGAAGGTGAAAAATGTTACAAATGTGATCTTTGTCCGTATGCGTCTATTTCAGCTCGTCATCTGGAGAGCCATATGTTGATCCACACCGATCAAAAACCGTATCGATGTGATCACTGCTTCCAATCGTTCAGACAGAAGCAATTATTGAAACGGCACTGCAATCTCTATCATAATCCTTCATATGTACCACCACCCCCGCAGGAAAAAACCCACCAATGTCCAGAATGCGAGCGAGCATTCAGGCATAAGGGAAATCTCATTCGACACATGGCTATTCATGATCCCGATTCATCAGTGCAAGAGAAACAACAAGCCTTGAAAATGGGcagacagaaaaaaattcaaattattgacGGTCAGAGAGTTGAAGTTTTGACTG GTGATTTAACGTCTAAAATTAAAGGTTACGATGACGACGAAGAAGAAGAGGAAGaggaggaagaagaagaagaagaa gaagaagaagaagaagttGACGGAGATAGTGAAATGCGGCTGCTCGAAACAATTTCGTAA
- the LOC123266668 gene encoding transcriptional repressor CTCF-like isoform X2 has translation MTTNVTTIKLEDGQESVTEIQTYLETFNKEIEGGQGEQLQHVQLQQVEGLSAGDDGGTYFVDQTGQYYYQASSDETPVMTQVQIQEVEEIDQNDAEGQEEQYHEVEELESLETEDNDGQVNSGGENVVLNSNDAYQTVTIVPSDTNPGEVSYVLIVQQPENEDKERGEGAEGEEGEQDLRVFDFEDNDDNDGGTEYEADDDKTKIMKYLPKKSQTVTQAHMCNYCNYTSPKRYLLSRHMKSHSEERPHKCSVCERGFKTLASLQNHVNTHTGTKPHHCKFCESAFTTSGELVRHVRYRHTHEKPHKCHECDYASVELSKLKRHIRCHTGERPYQCPHCTYASPDTFKLKRHLRIHTGEKPYECDICQARFTQSNSLKAHKLVHNVGDKPVFQCELCPTTCGRKTDLRIHVQKLHTSDKPLKCKRCGKTFPDRYSYKLHSKTHEGEKCYKCDLCPYASISARHLESHMLIHTDQKPYRCDHCFQSFRQKQLLKRHCNLYHNPSYVPPPPQEKTHQCPECERAFRHKGNLIRHMAIHDPDSSVQEKQQALKMGRQKKIQIIDGQRVEVLTGYDDDEEEEEEEEEEEEEEMMAVEGADGQQYVVLEVIQLADNQGTEQMAVVANEDGDLMMQDPLSSEAGMVSVSGDNEGEEIVEESIPLRKMPNSKQQNDSKLRKEMENCFGFDEEEEEEEEEVDGDSEMRLLETIS, from the exons ATGACGACCAACGTGACCACAATTAAACTCGAAGATGGACAAGAGTCTGTTACAGAAATACAGACTTACTTGGAGacttttaataaagaaatagaAGGTGGACAAGGAGAACAGTTACAACATGTTCAAc TTCAACAAGTTGAAGGATTATCCGCAGGCGATGACGGTGGTACTTATTTCGTTGACCAAACTGGGCAATATTACTACCAGGCCAGTAGTGATGAAACGCCCGTAATGACGCAGGTTCAAATTCAAGAAGTCGAAGAAATAGATCAGAATGATGCCGAAGGACAAGAGGAACAATATCACGAAGTTGAAGAATTGGAGAGCCTTGAAACTGAGGATAATGATGGTCAAGTTAATAGCGGGGGCGAGAACGTCGTCTTGAATTCAAATGATGCGTATCAAACAGTTACTATAGTACCCTCGGACACTAATCCGGGTGAAGTTAGTTATGTGTTGATTGTTCAACAACCGGAGAATGAAGACAAAGAACGTGGCGAGGGAGCTGAAGGGGAAGAAGGAGAGCAAGATCTCAGGGTATTTGATTTTGAGGATAACGATGATAATGACGGAGGTACTGAGTATGAGGCTGACGAtgataaaactaaaataatgaaGTACTTGCCGAAGAAATCTCAAACTGTAACGCAGGCTCATATGTGTAACTACTGTAATTACACGAGTCCAAAGCGTTATTTACTATCGAGGCATATGAAGTCACACTCAGAAGAACGTCCTCATAAGTGTAGTGTTTGTGAGAGGGGATTCAAGACACTTGCGTCATTACAGAATCACGTCAATACACACACTGGTACGAAACCACATCATTGTAAATTTTGCGAGAGTGCATTTACAACGTCAG GTGAGTTGGTGAGGCACGTACGATATCGCCATACCCACGAGAAACCgcataaatgtcacgagtgtGATTATGCATCTGTTGAATTGTCGAAATTGAAGCGGCACATCAGGTGTCATACCGGCGAGCGTCCCTATCAGTGTCCACACTGTACATACGCAAGTCCCGATACATTCAAACTTAAACGTCATTTACGTATACACACTGGCGAAAAGCCTTACGAATGTGATATATGTCAAGCACGATTTACTCAATCGAACAGCTTAAAAGCTCACAAGCTTGTTCATAAtg ttGGAGATAAACCAGTTTTTCAATGTGAATTGTGTCCAACGACATGTGGCCGTAAAACAGATCTACGAATTCACGTGCAAAAGCTCCACACATCAGATAAGCCGCTTAAATGTAAAAGATGTGGAAAAACATTCCCAGACAGATATAGTTATAAACTTCACAGCAAGACACATGAAGGTGAAAAATGTTACAAATGTGATCTTTGTCCGTATGCGTCTATTTCAGCTCGTCATCTGGAGAGCCATATGTTGATCCACACCGATCAAAAACCGTATCGATGTGATCACTGCTTCCAATCGTTCAGACAGAAGCAATTATTGAAACGGCACTGCAATCTCTATCATAATCCTTCATATGTACCACCACCCCCGCAGGAAAAAACCCACCAATGTCCAGAATGCGAGCGAGCATTCAGGCATAAGGGAAATCTCATTCGACACATGGCTATTCATGATCCCGATTCATCAGTGCAAGAGAAACAACAAGCCTTGAAAATGGGcagacagaaaaaaattcaaattattgacGGTCAGAGAGTTGAAGTTTTGACTG GTTACGATGACGACGAAGAAGAAGAGGAAGaggaggaagaagaagaagaagaagaaatgatGGCTGTCGAAGGTGCTGATGGACAACAGTACGTTGTTCTGGAAGTAATTCAATTGGCTGATAATCAAGGAACTGAGcag atGGCTGTTGTAGCGAATGAAGATGGTGATTTAATGATGCAAGATCCTCTGAGTTCAGAAGCGGGCATGGTTTCAGTTTCTGGTGATAACGAAGGCGAAGAAATTGTTGAAGAATCAATACCTTTACGAAAAATGCCCAATTCAAAGCAACAAAATGATTCAAAACTTCGTAAGGAGATGGAAAATTGCTTCGGTTTTGATGAG gaagaggaggaagaagaagaagaagttGACGGAGATAGTGAAATGCGGCTGCTCGAAACAATTTCGTAA